TTCAGACATGGGGCTGAGGAGAAACTGTAAATGTCGACATCGAAGCTGTCCTATTTGGTTTTACACATAATTCTGCTATTTTTCTCCTGCCAATTTGTTCCAGATCCATGTCACAGAAACACATTAGGCTACTTAAAATCATGCATGTTAAATTGCCATGAAATTCTGTGAAATAgcctagcctaggctacatagCCTACATCTAAAGAACAAAATGCAAAGCCATGTAAAGTAACCACTCATGAGTTCATTGAGAATACATTCTTTGAATGATGTCTTGAAAAAAAATCACCTCACTATTTTTTGGTCACACGCCAACATCTGGATTGATTTAAGTTGATCATTGCAACATAGGAATGCGCATTGTAGCCTCAAATGGTAAATTTGTAATATGGTGACGTCTGTGCCAAAAAACGACACAATTCTTCATAAGCCACAACGACCCAAAGTACGACAGGCTACCAGACTAAAGAGGCGTGAAGTTCACCTATGGTTTTGATGTATGGAACAAAAGAGAGGTTTGTGCGTAATAATCACAACATGCAACTTTTCAGGGAGGAGGGTTTCATGGTAACCCAAATAAGGTCCTGATAACTTGTTTCAACGAATGTAATGGAAAAAAATGAAGTGGCCTACAGTAAAGTATTTTATTTATGGACCCCTCTGTTAAGATATGACCTCCTCAAAGATGCTGTTCCAAACTTGTGCAAACACGACACTGGTGGAATTCAGGTAGGTGGCAGTCTGATCACTTGCCACAAGCCTATTTCACTTGGTAAAATAGGCTATTGAGTGAGAGAATATTATTTCCCTTCCTTAGCCTGGACAGGCGCCTGAAAATGAATGCAGCCCACTGTCCGTGCATGTGCTGGCCCTCTGCAATTCTGGCCAGTGACTTAAAACCTCCAATCCAAACATGTTGGTATCGACTGTTTATACATAGGCTACGCCACTATGCTACCACCTCCGACATATTCCGAGGCAAGTTCTGAGCAGAAGGGACAGTCGGTGGATCTGTGGTCTATAAGTAAGAAGTGATTCTTCGCAGCGATTCTGCATATACGCGTGAAGCTGCAGCCTCCACTGTTGAGCGCTCGTCAGGGGAGCGGACCTGCATTCTAAAGCAAATCTCTTCTAGACATTGCAGTCCAGTCACGTCTTCGGTTTTCCTATTTGCCTGTGCCACAAGAACGCTGAAATGAAGAGGGTGCCTCCATGACCACGACATGACAAGATTCAACAGCGTTTAAAGTGTTCCGTCGACCGTTATTTTAATTGCCCTGCACCAATCTGAGTGAGTAGCGCacatttctgcttagtttcggatgAGAATACGGGCGGTGGTACGAAGACAAAGGGAAATACTAGGCATTACATTACGGTGCATCGGACTGCTCTAAGTGAATTCGTTTAACGATTTTACTAATTGAATACTGGTTGGGTATGCTACTGGTTGGACACTGGCGTGCGTCGCCAGTGACATGCAGGAGAAATGCTGTAATTGTCAGGAATTTCTCAGTAGGTTTCCATAAGTTACATTTTTTCATGCGGTACTTGGGCATTCAATGGTTTTCTTGTGCTTACACAAGTGCTTACTGAAGCTAGCGGAAGCATTTGGTCGATTCTACTCTGAAAGCGATGTGATAGTCCGGGCTGAATAACAGTAACACCAATTGGATATGTTTTAAATCGTAGATTTGGCCCCAATAACTGGTCTAAGTGCTTAAAACTGAGATACATCTGGGTTGCGTTTCATTGATGTGCTAAAGGCTTCATAATTAAAATGGGCCATTGTCTCATTAAAAACATCTGTTATTTAGTGAAAATGGCTTTTTCTGCATCCTCCCGAGTGTCCAGTAACCATTAAAAATAATTGCATCAGCGTCTGAACCAACCAATGGCTGTGCATGCGCTGACATGAAGTGATAAGCCTTTTTAAAATATAGTAATTCAGCCCCAGGCCCTCCAGTGTATGCAAGTGCCCCCCAGCTATTTTTTCTCTTATTTATCAAATTAAGGAATCTTGTCTATGGAGgtcatacatactacatacagatAGATGCCTATCTGAGCATCAAACGTTTTTAATCCTGCAATGgaagattttttttgggggggggggtgtaaatggATTATGCATCTTTCAGCCTTCATAAAGTAGCCTACAACTGTGATGAAGACAGGTGAGAAGACCACTGTTTCCATATGTTAGATCATCCTCATGTGTTTGGAATTTCAATCAGCACTTTCGTTTAAAGGTGTTAATGATAACAACTTCTaaaatgcataataataataaagtctcGATTCATAGTAACAATAAAATAGCCTAGTTCTGATGTACAGTACTTTTGTCATTGCAATGCAAAGCCATGATCACAGGAATTGTTTCTTGGCATTGCTCAGCAGTCTCACAaaagttattttattttgcagTGCAGTGACAAAGACTCTCGGGGGCTATGCAATCACCTGGGTTCGGCGGAAGGATGCTGTGGGTTACTCTGCTGAGCACAATTGCTCTCGGATGGACCACTCCGATCCCTCTGCTAGACGACTCGGAGGAGATAGACGAGCCTTGCTTCGAGCCCTGTGACTGCGAGGTGAAAGAGGGCCTGTTCCACGTCCACTGTGACGGCAAAGGATTTACAAATGTCAGCCAGGTGTCACAGTCCTGGCTGAGGCCTTTTAAGCTCTACTTGCAGAAGAACTCCTTACGCAGGCTTTACTTCAACAGCTTCCTGCACTTGAACAATGCGGTGGCCATTAATCTGGGCAACAATGCTCTGCAGGACATCCACGTTGGTGCTTTCCACGGCCTCCGGGCCCTCAAGAGATTGTACCTCCATGAAAATAAGCTGGAGGTGTTCCGCAACGACACGTTCCTCGGACTCGAGTGCCTGGAGTACCTCCAGGCCGACTACAACGTCATCAAGAGGATAGACAGCGGGGCGTTCAGAAACCTCCACAAGCTGCGGGTGCTGATCCTGAATGACAATTTGATACCTGCACTGCCCAGCCTCCTCTTCAGAGCGGTGTCTCTCACGCACCTCGACTTGCGTGGGAACCGGCTCAAGGCTCTTGCCTACAGGGGCACGCTGGAGTACATAGGGCGCACGCTGATGGAGATCCAGCTGGAGGAGAACCCGTGGAACTGCGTCTGTGACATCGTGCAGCTGCAGGCGTGGCTGGAGCGCATCCCTTACACGGCGGTGGTGGGCGAGATCACCTGCGAGCATCCTTTTCATCTGCACGGGAAGGACTTGAGGGAAATAAAGCGCACCGAGCTCTGTCCGACCTTAAGCGAGGCGGAGGTAGAGGCCCGTTTTGGGATCCCCCATTTACCGTTCTACACGGAGGGGAGAGCCAGGCCCACGAAGCCTTCCTCCATGTTCTCTGTCAACCAAAACACGGCCTCGACGGAGCAGAAGGAGAAGTCCGTGAAGCCTACGAAAAGGCCAAGGCCTTCCAGGACTCCCCCAACCCCTCGCAGTGTGTTCCCCAATCAGCCCCCAATTGCTGGCTATCAAACGAGACCCCCCATCCCAATCATTTGTCCAATTGGCTGTACATGCAATTTGCACATCAATGACCTTGGTCTGACTGTCAACTGTAAAGAGAGTGGTTTCCGCAACATTTCTGATCTTGTGCCACGGCCACTTAATGCCAAGAAGCTTTACCTCAGTGGGAATCTAATACAGAAAATATATAAGTCAGACTTTTGGAATTTCTCCAGTCTGGACTTGCTGCACCTGGGTAGCAATCAGATAGGTTATATACAAGAAGGGGCCTTTGTAAATTTGCCAAATCTAAAGAGTTTATATTTGAATGGAAATAACATTGAGGCTCTAACACTCGACATGTTCCACGGACTGCAGAGTCTGCGTTACCTGTACTTTGAGTACAACGAGATCAGAGAGATCCGTCCCGCCGCCTTTAGTCTAATGCCCACACTGcagttagtgtttctcaacaacaACCTCCTTCGAACACTTCCCAAAGGGACTTTTGCAGGCACCTCCCTTGCCCGACTTAACTTGCGAAACAACTACTTCCACAGCTTGCCTGTCAGTGGCGTGCTGGAGCACCTGCAGGCCGTGGTCCAGATTGACCTGAACCAGAACCCTTGGGACTGCACCTGCGATATAGTGCCCCTCAAGCAGTGGCTGGATACACTCagctctgtggtggtggtgggagaggtgGTCTGTAAAACCCCAGAGCCTCTCCTGGGCAGGGACCTGCGTTCCCTACCCGTGGAGTTCATCTGTCCCGAACTCAGGCTCTCCTCCCCTTCGCCTGTCTCCTTTGGCAGCAGCGTCTCATCCGGCTACCCTGCACTGGGCTCGCAGCCCGCCAAGCCGGTCATCCCTCTGTCGGTGCTTATCCTGAGCATGCTGGTGCTTTTTGTGTCGGCCTTCTTTGCGGCGGCGGCCCTCTGCGCCTACGCTCTGAAACGTCGCGAAAAGCTGCCCTTCAGGAAACAGGGGGAGGTCGGGCTGACCGGCATTCAGATGGAGTGTGGGATATTCCCCGAGCAGCCTTCTACCATGCCTGAGACACCGCCCTCCAATCACGTTTACGACAGCATCGCTGCCCCCACAGTGCACATGTGCAGCAACCCCATTTACAAGCCCAGGCCAGAGGACACtgaacagcagcagcggcagcagcaccaGGAGAAGGAGCTGCTGCCGCACAGCAAAGAGAGCAGGTCGAATTACAGAACGCTggcagaaaaggaaaaagagtgGACCATGGCTGTGTCCAGCTCCCCCATAAACACTATAGTGGGCATCGGCACCCCGTGCCACGACATCACAGACTTTCATGAAAACGGCATCCTCTGTCCTACAGTGATCGACAGCCAGGGCCCCACGCCTAAAGTGGGCTTTGTGGATAGCCTTTTTGGCAACAAATCCCAGTTCAGTGACATGCTGGACAGACACACGGCGCACCCACCCCCCGAGTACCCTCACACCAACCAGGACGCCAGGCAAAAGCAAACAATAACGATTGAGACAAGGACAGGATGTCCCAATCAAACCCAAAGTGATTACCCTGAATTGAGGGCCAGGTTGAAAACCAAGGTGGATTATATTGACGTGTTGGAGAGGTCGTATCAGTTTTAATATGCGACTGATTAGCAGGCCCATATCCTGAGAGGAAAAAAAATGGTAAGACTTGGGAGGAGATGCTGCAGTCCATAATTAGTGTTTTCCCTCACGTTGCTCTGGAGGAAATGCATTACTCGGATTTTATATCAAGTGCCTTCAGAAAAGAGCAGCCAGCAATGTTGTTGATGATTATTTTTATACGGCCACAGTTTTATTTATCTAAATACAGAGATATAAAGTGTAAAAGGTGGGGCTCTTGTGCAGCTGTCATGTACTGTacctgtacatgtttgtgtgcaccTGGAAAAAGGGGCTTGTCTTtataaacaaatatatatatatataaatatatatcttACGTTTGCTTTTATCTTGTTTGCATATGGACCCTCTGGAACGTGTTTTTGAACTGAAAAATTGTCCTCCAACAAATAGATACACAGCAGTTATTGTATAACTGTCAAGCGCTTTGTTGATAATGTATTTTCACAATGAATAGATTGTCTTTATTGGGGACTTTATTGATCAGTGAGATGGACCCAGACAGGGTCATAACACTGAGATATGCCAGAGACTCCTTGAACATTCATTTGCTGCAGAGATGGTACCCTTTTTTTGTTCCATCTGCAAATATTAGATCAAGAATGTGCATATATTTATTCTTAGATTTCAGTGTtgaaattattgtaaaatgttaaATCAGTGTATAAAAAACTATGCCTCTGGTTTAGCTTTCCCATAAAAAAAAACTCTTGAATCCAATAAAGGGTGCTTATCTGAAATACGATCTGACGATATCCCAACATGAGACTGATCCTTTTCATCCAGTCACTCACAGCTGTTCTCGCCACCACGAGTATGCTTTCACAGAAGCAAAGTGGAATATTCCTCAGAAAGTAGTGATGCAGGCCACGTCAGTTTCAGGGCATAGCAAACTGCATTTTGTCACAGGGGTGGCGTGAAAAATACACTTCTTTTTTCACGAGGCAGTGTGTCAAATCTGTCATAACTCTGCAGGAAAAAGGCCACAGTAAGATAGCCTCTCTCCCCAAGCCATCCTCACCGTGCTCGGTCTCCGCAGTGTCCATGGGAAGGGAAACTGTTAGATACACCTCCTCACAATTCACAGGCAGGCTTAACCTAGTTACACAGAATTGCATAAGGGGGGAAATATTCTCTCTTCTATGATGGATGGAACAGAAGACTATTGTCCCTGTAGAAACAACCGCCATAGACCTCAAACCAAAACATACGAACTGTAACCGTGATGTTCACTCTGCCAGGGTAGAATTTTTGCATGATCCTTTTTCATGTATATTTGGTATGATTCCATTCAGCCGGGCTGTTTCTTATACCACAGCCACAGCAGAAGCTTCTTTAAAATTCTGGCATGCAGCATTGAAAACCTTTGCCTCTGAGGTCtgtaatagatttttttttcttttaaatcctGCATGATAATGTGATGCAAAAAAAATGTTCCTCATGAAAGCTTTCCTACTTTTTTTTCAGGGAATGTTTATTGAATCTTTTGGGATTATTGTAAGCACCCCAATGGCTAGCTTCTTTTATGAGGaaatttagagtgtgtgtgtgtgtgtgtgtgtgtgtgtgtgtgtgtgtgtgtgtgtgtgtgtgtgtgtgtgtgtgtatgtgtgcacgtgtgtgcgtgtgtgtgtgtgtgtgtgtgtgtgcacgtgtgtgtgtgtgtgtgcacatgtgtgtgcgtgcatgcgtgcgtgcgtgcgtgcgtgtgtgtgtttgcgcgcgcgtgcacgcatatgtgattgtgtgtgtgtgcacacatgcgaaTGTGTacatgcacgtctgtgtgtgtggtgtggtaccTCCGCTGCACGGGGCTGCCTTGCAATCATTGGGGGAAGAGAAATGAGACACGTTTACAAGGATTTGTGTGATTATCATAATTGTGGGTAGGAAGCGACTCTCACTCTTATTGTTGTCACAGTATCTCTGGTGTTTGGATAATGGCTCCTTGTAGTTTGGAGCGATTGACAGAGCGAAGGGACCAAGGACACACGTGAGGCGAATGAGGAGTAATGTCAGT
This genomic interval from Engraulis encrasicolus isolate BLACKSEA-1 chromosome 16, IST_EnEncr_1.0, whole genome shotgun sequence contains the following:
- the slitrk3b gene encoding SLIT and NTRK-like protein 3; this encodes MLWVTLLSTIALGWTTPIPLLDDSEEIDEPCFEPCDCEVKEGLFHVHCDGKGFTNVSQVSQSWLRPFKLYLQKNSLRRLYFNSFLHLNNAVAINLGNNALQDIHVGAFHGLRALKRLYLHENKLEVFRNDTFLGLECLEYLQADYNVIKRIDSGAFRNLHKLRVLILNDNLIPALPSLLFRAVSLTHLDLRGNRLKALAYRGTLEYIGRTLMEIQLEENPWNCVCDIVQLQAWLERIPYTAVVGEITCEHPFHLHGKDLREIKRTELCPTLSEAEVEARFGIPHLPFYTEGRARPTKPSSMFSVNQNTASTEQKEKSVKPTKRPRPSRTPPTPRSVFPNQPPIAGYQTRPPIPIICPIGCTCNLHINDLGLTVNCKESGFRNISDLVPRPLNAKKLYLSGNLIQKIYKSDFWNFSSLDLLHLGSNQIGYIQEGAFVNLPNLKSLYLNGNNIEALTLDMFHGLQSLRYLYFEYNEIREIRPAAFSLMPTLQLVFLNNNLLRTLPKGTFAGTSLARLNLRNNYFHSLPVSGVLEHLQAVVQIDLNQNPWDCTCDIVPLKQWLDTLSSVVVVGEVVCKTPEPLLGRDLRSLPVEFICPELRLSSPSPVSFGSSVSSGYPALGSQPAKPVIPLSVLILSMLVLFVSAFFAAAALCAYALKRREKLPFRKQGEVGLTGIQMECGIFPEQPSTMPETPPSNHVYDSIAAPTVHMCSNPIYKPRPEDTEQQQRQQHQEKELLPHSKESRSNYRTLAEKEKEWTMAVSSSPINTIVGIGTPCHDITDFHENGILCPTVIDSQGPTPKVGFVDSLFGNKSQFSDMLDRHTAHPPPEYPHTNQDARQKQTITIETRTGCPNQTQSDYPELRARLKTKVDYIDVLERSYQF